One window of the Pyrinomonadaceae bacterium genome contains the following:
- the rlmN gene encoding 23S rRNA (adenine(2503)-C(2))-methyltransferase RlmN, whose protein sequence is MQSVQLIGLTQAELSDFVTELGEPAYRGRQLFSALQRRRVRSYDQITDLPKEFRAKLQERADISTLKVESRYISTDGTRRYLMKTHDGRPVETVFIPEERRDTICFSSQSGCPLQCTFCLTAQLGLLRNLTAGEIVEQIIVALNDAYGDGIRPPRGTNLVGMGAGEPFLNFESLMKALRVMSDPDGLYIVPNRVTISTAGIAPRIRELAGVSDRPHLAVSLAAPNDELRNELMPINKKWPLDELLDACKEFEKSLKPGERFTFEYVMLKGVNDSDEQARQLANLINRHALRAKVNLIPHNPAEPLPYQPSSADRVESFRAILESKRVYAFVRKPRGRDILAACGQLAARGETYQAPVLIR, encoded by the coding sequence ATGCAGTCTGTGCAACTTATAGGATTAACTCAGGCCGAGCTTTCGGATTTTGTGACGGAACTCGGTGAGCCGGCCTATCGCGGCCGCCAACTGTTTTCCGCGCTTCAGCGGCGGCGCGTGCGCTCGTACGATCAGATCACCGATCTGCCGAAGGAGTTTCGCGCGAAACTTCAGGAGCGCGCGGACATCTCAACTCTGAAGGTCGAATCGCGTTACATCTCGACCGACGGCACGCGGCGCTACCTGATGAAGACGCACGACGGCCGGCCCGTCGAGACTGTGTTCATTCCGGAAGAGCGGCGCGACACGATTTGTTTCTCTTCGCAATCGGGCTGTCCCCTGCAGTGCACTTTCTGCCTCACGGCGCAGCTCGGCCTGTTGCGGAACCTGACCGCCGGCGAAATCGTCGAACAGATCATCGTGGCGCTCAATGACGCTTACGGTGACGGCATCAGGCCGCCGCGGGGTACGAACCTCGTCGGCATGGGCGCGGGCGAGCCGTTTCTGAATTTCGAGTCTTTGATGAAAGCGCTGCGCGTGATGAGCGATCCTGACGGTCTGTACATCGTCCCGAATCGCGTCACCATTTCGACGGCGGGCATCGCGCCGCGGATTCGCGAACTCGCGGGCGTTTCCGACCGGCCGCATCTCGCTGTTTCCCTGGCGGCGCCAAACGACGAACTGCGAAACGAACTGATGCCCATCAACAAGAAGTGGCCCTTGGACGAACTACTCGATGCCTGCAAGGAATTCGAGAAGTCACTGAAGCCCGGCGAGCGGTTCACCTTTGAGTACGTAATGCTGAAAGGCGTTAACGATTCCGACGAACAGGCGCGACAGCTGGCGAACCTTATTAACCGGCACGCGCTGCGCGCCAAAGTAAATTTGATTCCCCACAATCCGGCTGAGCCATTGCCTTATCAGCCGTCCTCCGCGGACCGCGTGGAATCGTTCCGTGCGATTTTGGAATCCAAACGCGTGTACGCGTTCGTGCGCAAGCCGCGGGGCCGCGACATTCTGGCCGCTTGCGGTCAATTGGCCGCGCGAGGCGAAACCTATCAGGCGCCGGTTTTGATTCGCTAG
- a CDS encoding protein-disulfide reductase DsbD domain-containing protein: MKRPIKKLILTTLLICAVVVWTPLSAATPAPEPNISVVGYFSTDKAQRGRPTRVSIVIDIPGGYHINSSRPLETYLIATSVKVEAENGLRPGPVSFPRPLLKKFKFSQKQLSVYEGQIRLKFNVTVPANYADDSGKVKARVRMQSCNDEVCFAPKNYDVNLKIGVVGANDAVKRINGWAFK; the protein is encoded by the coding sequence ATGAAAAGACCAATTAAGAAACTTATATTGACGACACTTCTAATCTGCGCCGTGGTAGTGTGGACGCCGCTCTCCGCGGCCACGCCGGCGCCCGAACCCAACATCAGCGTCGTAGGCTATTTTTCCACTGACAAAGCCCAGCGCGGCCGGCCCACACGCGTTTCAATCGTGATCGACATTCCCGGCGGCTATCACATCAACTCGAGCCGGCCGTTAGAAACTTATCTGATCGCGACGTCAGTCAAAGTCGAGGCTGAGAATGGCCTGCGCCCCGGACCGGTCAGCTTTCCCCGCCCACTGCTTAAGAAATTCAAGTTCTCGCAGAAGCAGTTGTCGGTTTACGAAGGCCAGATCCGATTGAAATTCAATGTGACGGTACCGGCGAACTATGCTGACGACTCGGGAAAAGTGAAAGCACGCGTCAGAATGCAAAGCTGCAACGATGAAGTCTGCTTCGCGCCAAAAAACTACGATGTGAATTTGAAGATCGGTGTTGTTGGTGCGAATGATGCGGTGAAACGAATCAACGGCTGGGCGTTTAAATAA
- a CDS encoding RDD family protein translates to MFPSYNEPSYAGFWIRVLAYLIDTLLISIVFCPLGFGLGLLGAAGEIDENDPAWVGINLLLNVVSVVVGWLYFALTESSSWQATVGKRLLKLKVTDMEGQRISFGKATGRYFGQILSGMICAIGYIMVAFTEKKQGLHDMMAGTLVVWDTPPLYDPPPPPDFAYRGGQNPGPYNSSL, encoded by the coding sequence ATGTTTCCGTCATATAACGAACCGTCCTACGCAGGTTTTTGGATACGCGTACTCGCCTATCTAATCGACACCCTTTTGATATCGATCGTTTTCTGCCCTCTCGGTTTCGGGTTGGGTCTGCTCGGTGCGGCGGGTGAAATCGATGAAAACGATCCCGCGTGGGTGGGTATCAATCTGTTGCTGAACGTCGTGTCGGTTGTTGTTGGTTGGCTCTACTTTGCCCTGACGGAAAGTTCATCCTGGCAAGCAACGGTCGGAAAAAGACTGCTCAAGCTAAAGGTGACCGACATGGAGGGTCAGCGAATTAGCTTTGGCAAGGCCACCGGGCGGTACTTCGGGCAGATTCTGTCCGGAATGATTTGTGCTATCGGCTATATCATGGTGGCGTTTACGGAAAAGAAGCAGGGCCTTCACGATATGATGGCCGGCACATTGGTCGTCTGGGATACGCCACCACTTTATGACCCTCCACCGCCACCTGATTTCGCTTATCGCGGCGGCCAAAATCCCGGGCCTTATAATTCGTCACTGTGA
- the pgeF gene encoding peptidoglycan editing factor PgeF has product MSIPIETITGETDVKRNDAALQDAGFYWRERDGVQALVCGPLEQDGFANAFSTRLGGVSPMPENSLNLAGFNEDAAENIYENRRRFLKLFTGEWTLTGCWQVHGADVRVVRTEAEAQPAPGVLGEAQYCDVLVSNVPHVLVGVKTADCVPVLIGDPMSGAFAAVHAGWRGTAASVVRRAIEQMREQYGAKPGDLRAAIGPAANLCCYEVGVEVIEQFTDRFPQSQKLFAPTRDGHARIDLQTANREQLVAAGLEPGKIHVAPLCTMERTDLFFSYRREKVTYGRVGRLMSVIGRSQ; this is encoded by the coding sequence ATGTCGATTCCGATAGAGACGATCACGGGCGAGACAGATGTTAAGCGCAATGACGCCGCGCTCCAAGACGCCGGATTCTACTGGCGCGAACGCGATGGCGTGCAGGCATTGGTTTGCGGGCCGCTGGAGCAGGACGGTTTCGCGAATGCGTTCTCGACCCGGCTGGGCGGCGTCAGTCCGATGCCGGAAAATTCGCTGAACCTTGCCGGCTTTAACGAAGACGCGGCAGAGAATATTTACGAGAACCGGCGGCGCTTTCTGAAACTGTTTACCGGCGAATGGACTTTGACGGGATGCTGGCAGGTACACGGCGCCGACGTGCGCGTCGTGCGCACTGAAGCCGAAGCGCAGCCGGCGCCGGGCGTGCTCGGCGAAGCTCAATACTGCGACGTTCTGGTCAGTAACGTGCCGCACGTTCTTGTGGGCGTGAAAACTGCCGACTGCGTGCCGGTTCTAATTGGTGATCCGATGTCGGGTGCGTTCGCTGCGGTCCATGCCGGTTGGCGCGGCACGGCCGCGTCGGTTGTGCGCCGCGCAATCGAACAGATGCGAGAGCAGTACGGCGCTAAGCCCGGGGACCTGCGCGCCGCGATTGGTCCGGCGGCGAATCTGTGCTGTTACGAAGTCGGTGTGGAAGTGATCGAGCAGTTCACCGATCGCTTTCCGCAATCCCAGAAACTGTTCGCTCCCACGCGCGACGGCCATGCGCGTATCGATCTGCAAACAGCCAATCGCGAGCAACTGGTTGCTGCCGGTCTCGAGCCCGGCAAGATTCACGTCGCGCCGCTCTGCACGATGGAGCGCACTGACCTTTTCTTTTCTTACCGGCGCGAGAAGGTGACTTACGGCCGGGTGGGACGGCTGATGTCCGTTATTGGCAGATCACAGTGA
- the acpS gene encoding holo-ACP synthase, whose product MIVSIGIDIIEVSRVRETIARTPRFAERVFTDAERAYCESRGAVAAQHYAARFAAKEAALKALQTGWSGGISWQDVEISAKESGAPLITFHGRARELYEASGATTAHISIAHTTEHAIAEVILEKKD is encoded by the coding sequence GTGATCGTCTCTATCGGAATCGACATCATTGAAGTTAGCCGCGTGCGCGAAACCATCGCGCGCACGCCGCGCTTTGCCGAACGCGTCTTTACCGACGCCGAGCGCGCCTACTGCGAATCGCGCGGCGCCGTGGCCGCGCAACATTATGCCGCGCGCTTTGCGGCAAAAGAAGCCGCGCTCAAAGCTTTGCAAACCGGGTGGAGCGGCGGCATCAGTTGGCAGGACGTTGAAATTTCAGCGAAGGAGTCGGGCGCGCCGTTGATTACTTTCCATGGCCGCGCGCGCGAACTCTACGAAGCGTCCGGCGCTACGACCGCGCACATCTCAATTGCGCACACCACCGAACACGCCATTGCGGAAGTGATTTTAGAGAAGAAAGACTAA
- a CDS encoding M20/M25/M40 family metallo-hydrolase, producing MLVIFTATLSAGQSSVRDYRRAHERQILAEFTRLLSIPNVASDRVNIRRSAQFIVEMMQRRGLNPRLLETKSKESPPAVYGEWKIPGATQTIVVYAHYDGQPVDPKAWTASPPWHPTWRTAALEKDGKIATLPARGEINPEWRLYARSASDDKAGVMAILTAFDALKAGGLKPAVNVKFFFEGEEEAGSPHLGEMLDLHRDLLQADAWIICDGPVHQSGRKQVVFGVRGDVNVDVTVYGATRPLHSGHYGNWAPNPGMTLARLLATMKDENGRVKIDGWYDGVESLGEAERRAIAEAPAYDDQLRAQLGLAKTEGKGKSLLELINEPSLNINGISSGDVGSLARNVIPTTATAVLDLRLVKGNDHKRQAQRLIDHIRREGFHVIDHDPTEAERKQHGLIAKVVTRTGGYNAERTRMDLPISIAVIEAVQSTSTDPIVRLPTLGGSLPLSIITDHLRTITITVPIANYDNNQHAENENIRLQNLWDGIETWAAVMMIKPKESSAFTNCGQDARAPRLVFLL from the coding sequence ATGCTCGTCATCTTCACGGCGACCCTCTCCGCCGGACAATCTTCAGTTCGCGACTATCGCCGCGCGCACGAACGACAGATCCTCGCCGAGTTCACTCGACTCCTTTCCATCCCCAACGTCGCCTCTGATCGGGTAAACATTCGACGCAGTGCGCAATTCATTGTCGAGATGATGCAGCGACGCGGACTGAATCCGCGCCTGCTCGAGACGAAATCGAAAGAGTCGCCGCCGGCTGTTTACGGCGAATGGAAGATTCCGGGCGCGACGCAGACGATTGTCGTGTACGCGCACTACGACGGGCAGCCGGTTGATCCGAAAGCGTGGACCGCTTCGCCGCCGTGGCATCCAACCTGGCGCACCGCAGCTTTGGAAAAGGACGGAAAGATCGCGACGCTGCCGGCGCGCGGCGAGATCAATCCGGAGTGGCGTTTGTATGCGCGCTCGGCTTCTGATGACAAAGCCGGCGTGATGGCGATTCTCACCGCGTTCGATGCTTTAAAAGCGGGCGGGCTCAAGCCTGCAGTGAACGTCAAATTCTTTTTCGAAGGCGAAGAGGAAGCCGGCTCGCCGCATCTCGGCGAAATGCTCGACCTGCATAGAGACCTACTTCAGGCCGACGCGTGGATCATTTGTGACGGTCCCGTGCATCAGTCGGGTCGCAAGCAAGTTGTCTTTGGCGTGCGCGGAGATGTGAACGTTGATGTGACGGTGTACGGCGCGACGCGGCCTTTGCACAGCGGGCATTACGGCAACTGGGCGCCGAACCCGGGCATGACGCTGGCGCGTCTGCTCGCCACGATGAAAGATGAAAACGGCCGCGTGAAAATCGACGGCTGGTACGACGGCGTCGAATCGCTGGGAGAAGCGGAGCGACGCGCGATTGCCGAGGCGCCGGCTTACGACGATCAGTTGCGTGCGCAGCTTGGGCTCGCGAAAACGGAAGGCAAAGGGAAGAGCCTGCTGGAATTGATCAACGAACCTTCACTGAATATCAACGGTATCAGCAGCGGCGACGTGGGCTCGCTGGCGCGGAACGTTATTCCCACGACGGCTACGGCAGTGCTCGATCTGCGGCTGGTCAAAGGAAACGATCATAAGCGGCAAGCGCAACGTTTGATCGATCACATTCGGAGGGAAGGCTTCCATGTAATCGATCACGATCCTACGGAAGCGGAACGGAAACAGCACGGACTGATTGCGAAAGTTGTTACGCGCACAGGTGGCTACAACGCCGAACGGACGCGGATGGATTTGCCGATCTCAATTGCGGTCATCGAGGCGGTGCAATCAACTTCGACAGATCCGATCGTTCGGCTGCCGACCTTGGGCGGCAGTCTGCCTTTGTCGATCATCACCGATCATCTGCGGACGATAACCATCACGGTGCCGATTGCAAACTACGACAACAATCAGCACGCTGAGAACGAGAACATTCGTTTGCAGAATCTCTGGGATGGGATTGAGACGTGGGCGGCGGTGATGATGATTAAGCCGAAGGAATCTTCGGCGTTTACGAACTGCGGGCAGGATGCCCGCGCTCCCAGGTTAGTCTTTCTTCTCTAA
- a CDS encoding DinB family protein: MSRPTETEYAPPYQTYVSHATEDEILPAMRSQIDALDVLLDRVAPERETFAYAEGKWTIRQIVGHLIDGERVFGYRVLCIARGETQDLPGFDQDEYMPNAPYEHVELEDLLSEFRLVRLSNIAMLRTLDETAWTRMGIANGAPVSVRALVYIMVGHVRHHMGVLRERYQVG, translated from the coding sequence ATGAGCCGTCCAACCGAAACTGAATACGCGCCCCCTTATCAGACTTACGTGTCGCATGCGACTGAAGACGAAATCTTGCCGGCGATGCGTTCGCAGATCGACGCGCTTGATGTGTTGCTCGATCGCGTGGCGCCTGAGCGCGAAACGTTCGCTTACGCCGAAGGCAAATGGACTATTCGCCAAATCGTTGGTCACCTGATCGACGGCGAGCGCGTTTTTGGTTATCGCGTGCTGTGTATTGCTCGAGGCGAGACGCAGGACCTGCCGGGCTTTGACCAGGACGAATACATGCCGAACGCGCCGTACGAACACGTTGAGCTCGAGGATTTGCTGAGCGAGTTCCGTCTGGTGCGGCTTTCAAATATCGCCATGTTGCGAACCCTGGATGAGACGGCATGGACGCGGATGGGTATCGCAAATGGCGCGCCGGTGTCGGTGCGCGCGTTGGTCTACATAATGGTGGGTCACGTGCGCCACCACATGGGCGTTTTGCGCGAGCGGTATCAGGTTGGTTAA
- a CDS encoding FAD-dependent oxidoreductase, which yields MPINRRTFIKRSALTLAGVSLARVPFITVGAASKKVIIIGGGIAGLAAGYELTQLGHQVTILEARARPGGRIQTLREPFADGLYAEAGAARIPHDHDLVLKYVKLFGLPLVPMYPSQLSALIAEDRGMKRVKIDRLVKELGKTFGSELGGSPARFSKIKGGNDLLPKAFAERLANKIHYNSPVVRIEQDETSARAVFTQNGKAETLTADRILSTVPFSVLRNIKFPENFSEKKVKAINELDYVNVSRVYLQTKKRSWEELGLSGFGLTKDGVEVWQPTWNQPGHRGIVMTYARPGTAEPIAAMKESERVDSTIKQLDSLLPGVRENFETGTSKCWNEDEWARGAWAFAGVGGLLLFAQPEGRIHFAGEHLSMLPSWMQGALASSAQAIKQIHES from the coding sequence ATGCCGATAAATCGCCGTACATTTATCAAGCGCAGCGCGCTTACACTCGCCGGTGTTTCGCTGGCACGGGTGCCGTTTATCACGGTCGGCGCCGCTTCGAAGAAAGTCATCATTATCGGCGGCGGAATCGCGGGCCTCGCGGCGGGTTACGAACTGACGCAGCTGGGCCATCAGGTCACGATTCTTGAAGCGCGCGCGCGACCGGGTGGCCGCATTCAAACTTTGCGCGAGCCTTTTGCTGACGGTTTGTACGCGGAAGCCGGCGCGGCGCGCATTCCGCACGATCACGATTTGGTTTTGAAGTACGTGAAGCTCTTCGGACTCCCACTCGTGCCGATGTATCCGTCTCAACTATCGGCTCTGATCGCCGAAGATCGTGGCATGAAACGCGTGAAGATCGACCGCTTGGTTAAAGAGCTGGGAAAAACCTTTGGGAGTGAACTCGGCGGTTCTCCAGCACGGTTCTCAAAGATTAAAGGGGGCAACGATCTCTTACCAAAGGCCTTTGCTGAGCGGTTGGCGAACAAGATTCATTACAACTCGCCGGTTGTCCGAATCGAGCAAGACGAGACAAGCGCGCGCGCCGTCTTCACCCAAAACGGCAAGGCGGAAACGCTGACCGCTGACCGCATCCTGTCCACCGTGCCGTTTTCGGTGTTGCGGAACATTAAGTTCCCCGAGAACTTTTCTGAGAAAAAGGTCAAAGCAATCAACGAGCTGGACTACGTCAACGTCTCGCGCGTTTACCTGCAAACGAAGAAGCGTTCGTGGGAAGAACTTGGCTTGAGCGGATTCGGTCTGACTAAAGACGGCGTCGAAGTGTGGCAGCCGACGTGGAACCAACCGGGACACCGCGGCATCGTGATGACTTACGCGCGGCCGGGCACCGCCGAACCGATTGCGGCGATGAAAGAGAGTGAGCGAGTTGACTCGACTATCAAGCAACTCGATTCGCTATTGCCCGGGGTGCGCGAGAACTTCGAGACCGGCACGTCGAAATGTTGGAACGAAGACGAATGGGCACGCGGCGCGTGGGCCTTCGCGGGCGTCGGCGGTTTGCTGCTGTTCGCTCAGCCGGAAGGGCGAATTCACTTCGCGGGCGAGCACCTTTCGATGTTGCCTTCATGGATGCAGGGCGCGCTGGCGTCGAGTGCGCAGGCCATCAAGCAAATCCACGAATCGTAA
- a CDS encoding YetF domain-containing protein has product MLFLTVIDWHGLFVPTVHPLEIILRGSVMYLFILALMRLLRRDPGALSTPDLLVIVLVADAAQNAMASEYRSLTEGAILVATIFAWNYGLDWLAFRYRWVHSLLNSPPLLLIKNGRVQRRNLRSELLRESDLAEQLRLQGVEDYAEVKRAFLEPDGHLSVIRYSKEDKDRPSPKQKKSTIG; this is encoded by the coding sequence ATGCTCTTCCTCACTGTCATCGACTGGCACGGTCTGTTCGTTCCCACGGTTCATCCATTAGAGATCATTCTGCGCGGGTCAGTGATGTACCTGTTTATCCTCGCGCTGATGCGGTTGCTTCGACGTGATCCGGGCGCCCTCAGCACTCCTGACCTGCTGGTTATCGTCCTGGTGGCGGACGCCGCGCAGAATGCCATGGCCAGCGAATATCGCTCGCTGACCGAGGGCGCCATTCTGGTGGCGACGATCTTCGCGTGGAACTATGGTCTCGACTGGCTCGCATTTCGTTATCGCTGGGTGCACAGCCTGCTCAATTCTCCGCCTTTGTTGCTGATCAAGAACGGCCGGGTTCAACGTCGCAACCTACGCTCAGAATTGCTCAGGGAAAGTGATTTGGCCGAGCAACTTCGCCTGCAAGGCGTCGAGGACTATGCGGAGGTCAAGCGTGCGTTTCTCGAACCGGATGGCCACCTGAGCGTGATTCGCTACTCCAAAGAAGATAAGGACCGCCCTTCACCGAAGCAAAAGAAATCCACGATTGGCTGA
- a CDS encoding M20/M25/M40 family metallo-hydrolase: MLHRRAVAIALISTLLCLPTFAQSQSDKDLLERIRKEAMTNSQIMKTMHMLSDVYGPRLTGSPNHKSSAEWAVKQMTAWGLSNGHLHAWDFKHPGWLNERLSAHIVAPVKDALVAEALAWTPGTRGIVRANAYQVILPDRPTQGQLTAFFETQKAKVRGRVVMIGKAAILPVNINPPAKRLTDELAEQRYGPNARPQQFAGPSPSPTPTPVPGTPTPLTNRQIDEQLDTFLKANGALVRVNDAGREHGQIRAFNNRTFDVNKAIPTVVMRNEDYGRITRLLADGRPVTLEFNIVNRVYPEGKTSYNTIAEIPGTDKADEVIMLGGHLDSWHAATGATDNAIGCAIMMEAARILKTLGVRPRRTVRVALWSGEEQGLLGSQAYVKDTFGSFESPKPGYEKFGGYFNIDSGTGRIRGASVFGPPDGAGIVREILKPFKEVGVVGAIATRSRGLGGSDNTSFNQAGLPGIGMGIDPIEYNSHTWHTNLDTYERIIEDDVKKNAATIAWAVYQLAMRDELLPRFKTEEMPRPPRATAEPTPSPTPRPTPRRPRG, encoded by the coding sequence ATGCTGCATCGCCGTGCTGTTGCTATCGCCCTGATTTCAACTCTGCTTTGCCTGCCGACCTTTGCTCAATCGCAATCAGACAAAGACCTGCTCGAACGGATTCGCAAAGAAGCGATGACGAACTCGCAGATCATGAAGACGATGCACATGCTTTCCGACGTGTACGGTCCGCGGCTCACGGGCTCGCCCAATCACAAGAGTTCGGCTGAGTGGGCGGTGAAGCAGATGACGGCGTGGGGACTTTCGAACGGGCATCTTCACGCATGGGACTTCAAGCATCCGGGATGGCTGAACGAAAGATTGTCGGCGCACATTGTCGCGCCCGTGAAAGACGCACTCGTCGCGGAAGCGCTGGCGTGGACGCCAGGCACGCGCGGCATCGTACGTGCGAATGCCTATCAAGTGATTCTCCCGGACCGGCCGACGCAGGGGCAGTTGACCGCGTTCTTCGAAACGCAGAAAGCGAAAGTGCGCGGACGCGTTGTGATGATCGGAAAGGCTGCGATCCTGCCGGTCAATATCAATCCGCCGGCGAAACGATTGACGGACGAGCTGGCGGAGCAGCGCTACGGTCCGAACGCCCGGCCGCAGCAATTTGCCGGACCATCGCCGTCACCAACTCCGACCCCTGTTCCCGGAACGCCGACGCCGCTGACGAACAGACAGATCGACGAGCAGCTCGATACGTTCTTGAAAGCCAACGGCGCGCTGGTTCGGGTGAACGATGCCGGCCGCGAGCATGGACAGATCCGCGCTTTCAATAACCGGACGTTTGATGTGAATAAAGCCATTCCGACCGTGGTGATGCGAAACGAAGACTATGGTCGCATCACGCGTCTGCTCGCCGATGGCAGGCCGGTAACTCTGGAATTCAACATCGTCAACCGCGTGTATCCCGAAGGCAAAACTTCCTACAACACCATTGCTGAAATTCCCGGCACCGATAAGGCGGACGAAGTAATCATGCTCGGCGGCCATTTGGATTCATGGCACGCGGCGACCGGCGCCACCGACAACGCGATCGGCTGCGCCATCATGATGGAAGCGGCACGCATTCTGAAAACGTTGGGCGTACGACCACGCCGCACGGTTCGCGTGGCGTTGTGGAGTGGTGAGGAGCAGGGGCTGCTCGGATCGCAGGCTTACGTGAAAGACACCTTCGGATCCTTCGAGAGTCCGAAGCCCGGTTACGAAAAGTTCGGTGGTTACTTCAACATCGACAGTGGTACGGGTCGTATTCGCGGCGCAAGTGTGTTCGGTCCACCCGATGGCGCCGGCATCGTGCGGGAAATTTTGAAACCGTTCAAAGAGGTCGGTGTGGTCGGTGCGATCGCGACGCGCAGCCGCGGTCTCGGCGGATCTGACAACACTTCGTTCAATCAGGCGGGGTTACCGGGTATCGGCATGGGCATTGATCCGATCGAGTACAACTCGCATACCTGGCACACGAATCTCGACACTTACGAACGAATCATCGAAGACGATGTGAAGAAAAACGCCGCGACGATCGCGTGGGCGGTTTATCAACTTGCGATGCGGGATGAACTGTTGCCGCGGTTTAAGACAGAGGAGATGCCGCGACCGCCGCGCGCGACCGCCGAGCCGACGCCCTCGCCAACGCCGCGACCAACACCACGACGCCCGCGTGGATAA